One Anolis carolinensis isolate JA03-04 chromosome 5, rAnoCar3.1.pri, whole genome shotgun sequence DNA segment encodes these proteins:
- the rhoh gene encoding rho-related GTP-binding protein RhoH has protein sequence MVLNSSSLPGIVLSNTILDSEEMLDSVKCVLVGDSAVGKTALLLRFTSETFPDMYRPTVYENTGVDVFLDGVQISLGLWDTAGGDSFKGIRPLSYQQADVVLMCFSVANRNSFLNLRNKWVTEIRTHLPRIPILVVATQTDQRETGPHSAACISPVHGKRLAKDIRAKGYVECSSLTNRGVQQVFECAVRTAVNQAKKRARRNLFSVNECKVF, from the coding sequence ATGGTGTTAAACAGTAGCAGCCTTCCTGGGATTGTGCTTTCAAACACTATTCTAGACTCTGAGGAAATGTTGGACTCAGTCAAATGCGTTTTGGTAGGAGATTCTGCCGTTGGGAAAACAGCCCTGCTGCTGCGATTTACATCAGAGACGTTTCCAGATATGTATCGGCCAACAGTTTATGAAAACACAGGTGTTGATGTTTTCCTAGATGGTGTCCAGATCAGTTTAGGCCTTTGGGACACTGCTGGTGGTGATTCCTTCAAAGGCATACGTCCGCTTTCCTACCAACAAGCAGATGTCGTCTTAATGTGCTTCTCGGTGGCCAATCGCAACTCTTTCCTCAACTTGAGAAACAAATGGGTCACGGAAATCCGAACGCACTTGCCCCGGATCCCAATTTTAGTGGTGGCGACCCAAACTGACCAGAGGGAAACGGGACCTCATAGTGCAGCCTGTatcagcccagtgcatggcaagcGACTAGCCAAAGACATTCGGGCCAAAGGCTATGTGGAGTGCTCCTCTCTCACTAACAGGGGAGTGCAGCAGGTTTTTGAGTGTGCCGTCCGGACAGCAGTGAACCAAGCAAAAAAGCGAGCCAGGAGGAATCTTTTCTCTGTCAACGAGTGCAAGGTGTTTTAA